Proteins from one Ipomoea triloba cultivar NCNSP0323 chromosome 1, ASM357664v1 genomic window:
- the LOC116026550 gene encoding AT-rich interactive domain-containing protein 4B produces the protein MVKELGIRSASLPESICSGSGGSSMDTGEDEEFYERIEAPKFVDFTAPDYFRPDDHYWFCLRVGCEQKHEDCEKIYKEFVLRVMAARSPNVRLQKALNRNASRNMKCPMTVPSKYSKPRVSRLAVASSISRKLGYEKEKVKPPTNPMSTPKAKTKQVAAKYLTTPRSKKCLPDANSFRSVQNPKPTTVAVPKNRMAAKALVFSSPKKAISLKKSVELRMPLTKLCEGMKRLEVTSQKKRLLGHSNRSLKDAGHTPLKSMPLDSAVKVKTSKKDNRVAKVPSQSQPQAAKKVKPVKSVKGKKERNLKEIVENEPCSMEVDAENDKQQLTAGGECNDTESPQIEANPSSEPLSTAPREKLNLSNEGSEQDTEENSENVENFKNHSTEIQPSEVQYHETESTEGDDKENDVSANENRTVNDNNIETKILGEQTNTIKKIIKPADKNLSGLKFKKPKPTNPKPFRLRTDERSILKESNFERKGHHPDPPSGNLLRKHGADTHGNGESTEQQNRGAGSNCKGKESSDTDSSLMTKGSRTAERTKMSRDKVRSKTVTMTPKRPNASPFQERSERSATRKVKSPLEKKQAMFQRLASTKMAMASSPSRNLETTDKSSSSRGKRRVTVAKEPHFHTTHVPKNCSRKLT, from the exons ATGGTGAAGGAACTCGGAATCCGATCCGCTTCACTGCCGGAGTCCATTTGCAGCGGTAGCGGCGGGAGCAGTATGGACACCGGAGAAGACGAGGAGTTCTACGAGAGGATCGAGGCTCCTAAGTTCGTCGATTTCACCGCTCCTGATTATTTCCGCCCCGACGATCACTACTGGTTCTGCCTCCGTGTTG GATGTGAGCAAAAACATGAAGACTGTGAGAAAATCTACAAGGAATTCGTTCTTCGG GTAATGGCAGCAAGAAGTCCCAATGTAAGGCTCCAAAAGGCACTAAATAGAAATGCTTCAAG AAACATGAAGTGCCCAATGACAGTGCCCTCAAAGTATTCAAAGCCCAGGGTGTCAAGATTAGCAGTGGCTTCATCCATTTCCAGGAAATTGGGTTATGAGAAAGAGAAAGTTAAACCTCCTACAAATCCAATGTCTACTCCAAAGGCTAAAACAAAGCAAGTTGCAGCCAAATATCTTACCACTCCTAGGAGCAAAAAGTGCCTTCCAGATGCAAATTCATTTCGGAGTGTTCAGAATCCCAAACCTACCACTGTTGCAGTGCCAAAGAATCGGATGGCAGCAAAGGCTCTCGTGTTCTCCTCTCCAAAGAAAGCTATCAGTTTGAAGAAATCTGTTGAGCTGCGTATGCCTCTAACAAAGCTGTGTGAAGGGATGAAGAGGCTTGAGGTAACAAGCCAAAAGAAGCGTTTATTAGGGCATTCTAACAGATCATTAAAGGATGCTGGACATACTCCATTGAAGTCAATGCCATTAGATAGTGCAGTAAAGGTTAAAACCTCCAAGAAGGATAATAGAGTGGCAAAGGTCCCTTCACAGTCCCAACCTCAAGCTGCCAAGAAAGTAAAGCCAGTCAAGTCTGTGAAGGGTAAGAAAGAACGCAACTTGAAGGAGATAGTTGAAAACGAGCCCTGCAGCATGGAGGTTGATGCAGAGAATGATAAGCAACAGCTTACTGCTGGTGGAGAGTGCAATGATACTGAATCTCCACAAATAGAAGCAAACCCATCCTCAGAGCCTCTATCCACGGCTCCAAGAGAGAAGCTGAATTTATCTAATGAAGGAAGTGAACAGGATACAGAAGAAAATTCAGAGAATGTAGAGAACTTTAAGAATCATTCTACTGAGATCCAACCATCTGAAGTGCAATATCATGAAACCGAATCCACAGAAGGTGATGACAAAGAGAATGATGTATCTGCCAATGAAAACAG AACGGTAAATGATAACAACATCGAGACCAAAATTCTAGGCGAACAGACGAACACCATAAAAAAG ATAATCAAACCAGCAGACAAGAATCTTTCAGGGCTGAAATTCAAGAAACCAAAGCCTACAAACCCAAAGCCTTTCAGGCTAAGAACTGAT GAAAGAAGCATTCTTAAGGAATCTAACTTTGAGAGGAAAGGACATCATCCAGACCCTCCCAGTGGAAATTTGCTAAGAAAACATGGAGCAGATACTCAT GGCAATGGGGAGTCTACAGAGCAACAAAATAGGGGTGCTGGTAGCAACTGCAAGGGCAAAGAATCATCAGACACCGATAGCAGTTTGATGACG aAAGGGAGCAGAACAGCAGAAAGAACCAAGATGTCCAGAGACAAAGTAAGATCAAAGACAGTCACTATGACACCGAAAAGACCTAATGCTTCCCCATTCCAGGAAAGGAGTGAAAGATCAGCTACCAGGAAGGTCAAATCCCCCTTGGAGAAAAAACAAGCCATGTTTCAAAG GCTTGCGTCAACAAAGATGGCAATGGCATCATCACCTAGTCGAAATCTTGAAACGACAGATAAAAGTTCATCCTCACGGGGGAAAAGACGAGTGACTGTCGCAAAGGAACCACACTTCCATACCACTCATGTTCCAAAAAATTGCAGTAGAAAGTTGACATAG
- the LOC116026558 gene encoding uncharacterized protein LOC116026558 isoform X2: MAPTRIPSVSFAAVCLVLIAIPFPASEALIAGQDANPPYPKAISDLKEAIVKGLGFKEEDFKISGFDWRDILVGRSVAYEFDVEIDNKVLPLKLLEDVNRWEYVDLPIFRVQDPTRPGEANGLVEKHKLDSEIPVLAPFTLAGPMELWIQDAENMRLSLPHDVDAGKVKKVVLADGAMVTVKGARSVSLRHPVELPLPFNRSQNGFASGLLALAEHLRRAPRTEGGPVLSLRIVGPTSLTSPTSSSPASANRLKLKRLAPGLVELSSVPKMKPMAMDAISTIDLQKESTALLTPVQFTTLWPLVSVNGSNSNLLGFEALLSSVLGPKANKKGSFKLLRADVSAQTFVKIGFGLEKKLKEGDKGFNWESFPEWMTKPESVRMHFEVLAKVDGDKVVPEKVVQVNPVTIENTVTPNMLSGNVSMSKAPIVHPPPIPFTL, from the exons ATGGCTCCGACGAGGATTCCATCGGTTAGCTTCGCAGCTGTTTGTTTGGTTCTGATCGCGATTCCTTTTCCGGCGTCGGAAGCTTTGATCGCCGGCCAGGATGCCAATCCTCCTTACCCCAAAGCCATATCT GATTTGAAGGAAGCAATTGTAAAGGGGTTGGGATTCAAGGAGGAGGATTTCAAGatatctggatttgattggaGAGACATCTTAGTGGGAAGGTCGGTGGCTTATGAGTTTGATGTTGAGATTGATAATAAAGTTCTTCCCTTGAAGCTTCTGGAGGATGTGAATAGATGGGAGTATGTGGATTTGCCCATTTTCCGGGTACAGGACCCTACAAGGCCTGGAGAGGCAAATGGACTGGTGGAGAAGCACAAATTGGACAGTGAGATTCCTGTGTTAGCTCCATTCACTTTGGCAGGGCCTATGGAGCTTTGGATCCAGGATGCCGAGAACATGAGGCTTTCACTTCCT CATGATGTGGATGCTGGTAAAGTGAAGAAAGTGGTCTTAGCAGATGGTGCAATGGTCACTGTTAAGGGTGCCAGATCTGTAAGTCTCCGACATCCGGTTGAGCTCCCACTTCCGTTTAATAGGTCCCAGAATGGGTTTGCCTCTGGTTTGTTAGCTCTCGCAGAACATCTACGTCGTGCTCCCCGCACTGAAGGTGGTCCTGTGCTATCACTTCGCATCGTTGGCCCAACATCTCTCACATCTCCTACTTCATCATCACCCGCTTCAGCTAATAGGCTTAAACTTAAGCGTCTTGCACCCGGCCTAGTAGAGCTATCATCAGTGCCTAAAATGAAACCCATGGCCATGGATGCCATCTCCACCATTGATCTCCAGAAAGAGTCCACAGCCCTCTTAACTCCCGTTCAGTTCACTACATTGTGGCCACTCGTATCTGTCAATGGTTCAAATTCTAACTTGCTTGGTTTTGAGGCCTTGCTTTCATCTGTGCTGGGTCCTAAGGCAAATAAAAAGGGTTCTTTCAAGTTGCTGAGGGCAGATGTATCAGCTCAGACTTTCGTGAAGATAGGTTTCGGATTGGAGAAGAAGTTGAAAGAGGGGGACAAAGGGTTCAATTGGGAGAGTTTTCCTGAGTGGATGACAAAGCCCGAGTCTGTGAGAATGCATTTTGAAGTGTTGGCCAAAGTAGATGGGGACAAAGTTGTACCTGAAAAAGTGGTGCAGGTTAATCCTGTAACTATAGAGAACACCGTGACACCAAATATGCTCTCAGGCAATGTAAGCATGTCTAAAGCTCCCATTGTTCATCCTCCTCCAATTCCATTCACATTATAA
- the LOC115997208 gene encoding probable protein S-acyltransferase 23 yields MASEIEVVSDPNDQKSPAQQNPSEVVVFDVHSASAYGDFQKLRKFVEHDGASLSHPDGNGYYPLQWAALNNFADIVQYIIEHGGDVNAKDHTGQTALHWSAVRGSIAAADILLQNGARVEAADVNGYRAVHIAAQYGQTTFLYHIVTKYHADFDVPDNDGRSPLHWAAYKGFTDTVRLLLFRDASQVRQDKDGCTPLHWAVLRGNIEACNVLVHAGTKQELAVQDKTGCTPAKIASDKGYRHIALLLTNVERAQSKRGKGKCCSRIGGDNGYAPILFSVVAINIILFISSVIVAPNLPKATAVVALWGWIGVSLGVASLLMLVRCSSKDPGYIKTGTSKHSDSEDPLLNIDLSNSSIWIGNWSQLCPTCKIIRPLRSKHCTTCNRCVEQFDHHCPWISNCVGKKNKRDFFIFLCMGTLTSLIGGVVAIHRIWIPVLASGDDGSWLHRVVSEHPGLFAFLFMDAVIFIAAFTLFAVQTYQIGRNITTNEQANARRYEYLHGPDGRFRNPYNYGCVKNCSDFLIHGYTNDNEIAWPPLPQAVR; encoded by the exons ATGGCTTCTGAAATCGAGGTTGTGTCGGACCCCAACGATCAGAAGAGCCCCGCCCAACAAAACCCTAGCGAAGTAGTCGTTTTCGATGTGCACTCCGCTTCTGCCTATGGAGATTTCCAGAAGCTCCGGAAGTTCGTCGAGCACGACGGCGCCTCCTTATCTCACCCGGATGGGAATGGCTACTATCCCCTTCAGTGGGCTGCTCTCAACAACTTCGCCGACATCGTGCAGTATATAATTGAG CATGGAGGTGATGTGAACGCTAAGGATCATACCGGGCAGACTGCCTTGCATTGGTCGGCTGTTCGTGGTTCGATTGCTGCGGCAGATATTTTGTTGCAGAATGGGGCACGGGTTGAGGCAGCTGATGTTAATGGCTATAGG GCAGTTCACATAGCTGCTCAGTATGGACAAACAACTTTTCTTTATCACATAGTCACAAAGTATCATGCTGACTTTGATGTACCGGATAACGATGGAAGGAGCCCTCTTCACTG GGCTGCATACAAGGGATTTACTGATACAGTTCGATTACTTCTGTTCAGAGATGCCTCCCAAGTCAGACAAGATAAAGATG GATGCACCCCCTTGCATTGGGCTGTATTAAGAGGAAATATAGAGGCATGCAATGTACTTGTACACGCGGGCACGAAACAGGAATTGGCAGTTCAAGATAAAACTGGATGTACACCGGCAAAAATTGCATCTGACAAAGGTTATCGGCACATCGCCCTTTTACTT ACTAATGTAGAACGCGCACAGAGCAAGCGAGGGAAAGGCAAATGTTGTTCACGAATAGGAGGCGATAATGGTTATGCCCCCATTTTATTCAGTGTAGTTGCAATTAATATCATTCTTTTCATCAGTTCTGTTATCGTTG CTCCTAATCTTCCAAAGGCCACAGCTGTTGTCGCACTTTGGGGATGGATTGGTGTTTCCTTGGGAGTTGCATCTCTCTTAATGCTCGTTCGTTGTTCTAG TAAAGATCCAGGTTATATTAAGACGGGAACCAGTAAACATTCTGATTCAGAA GATCCTTTGTTGAATATTGATCTGAGTAACTCGTCCATTTGGATTGGGAATTGGTCTCAACTCTGCCCCACCTGCAAG ATAATAAGACCACTTCGGTCCAAACACTGCACTACATGCAACCGCTGTGTGGAACAGTTTGACCATCACTGCCCCTGGATATCAAATTGCGTGGGAAAG AAGAATAAGCGAGACTTCTTCATTTTCCTCTGCATGGGTACTCTGACATCACTAATCGGCGGTGTAGTCGCAATTCATA GAATCTGGATCCCAGTACTGGCATCAGGAGACGATGGATCATGGCTGCATCGTGTGGTTTCTGAGCATCCTGGTTTATTTGCTTTTCTCTTTATGGATGCGGTTATTTTCATTGCTGCTTTTACTTTGTTCGCTGTCCAAACATACCAG ATTGGTCGGAATATAACAACCAACGAACAGGCTAATGCTCGTCGGTACGAGTATCTTCATGGTCCAGATGGTCGGTTTCGCAACCCCTATAACTATGGATGCGTGAAGAACTGCTCGGATTTCCTAATCCACGGCTACACCAACGACAACGAGATTGCGTGGCCACCATTGCCGCAGGCTGTCAGGTAG
- the LOC116011605 gene encoding protein trichome birefringence-like 12 isoform X1 has protein sequence MASKLNPKLFLILPAFMLLILYSTFLPLYTPSSPSSSHSHYSKPQLSISSSCNLFKGKWVFDPTRMPMYDDNCPFHRNSWNCLRNQRESMGRINSWRWVPEGCELGRVDPSGFLGLMRNRNIGFVGDSLNENFLVSFLCILRAADKGAKKWKRKGAWRGAFFPKFNVTVGYHRAVLLAEYVQTREPGSSTEDGLKGAYRVDVDVPADDWAHIAGFYDVLVFNTGHWWGYDKFPKETPLVFYKSGQPIQPPLEMLDGFKVVLDNMVAHIEKQFPKTLKFWRLQSPRHFHGGEWNQNGSCVFSEPLDESQLDLWFDPRNNGVNKEARKLNGVIKEAIEGSSIRILDLTHLSEFRADAHPAIWLGKKDAVAVWGRDCMHWCLPGVPDTWVDILAQQIRYSVETG, from the exons ATGGCCTCTAAGCTAAACCCAAAGCTCTTCCTTATTCTTCCAGCTTTTATGCTCCTCATCCTCTACTCTACATTCCTTCCTCTTTACACTCCCTCATCCCCATCCTCCTCGCACTCGCACTATTCAAAGCCTCAACTTTCGATTTCATCCTCCTGCAATCTCTTCAAGGGTAAATGGGTGTTCGACCCGACTCGGATGCCCATGTACGACGACAACTGCCCATTCCACAGAAACTCTTGGAACTGTCTCAGAAACCAGAGGGAGAGTATGGGTCGGATCAATTCGTGGAGGTGGGTGCCTGAAGGCTGCGAATTGGGTCGAGTCGACCCCTCTGGGTTCTTGGGTCTGATGAGGAATAGGAATATTGGGTTTGTGGGGGACTCTTTGAATGAGAATTTCTTGGTTTCTTTTCTGTGTATACTTAGAGCGGCGGATAAGGGTGCTAAGAAGTGGAAGAGAAAAGGGGCTTGGAGAGGGGCATTTTTCCCCAAATTTAATGTCACTGTTGGCTATCATCGTGCCGTCCTGCTTGCAGAATATGT GCAGACAAGAGAGCCTGGTTCTTCAACTGAGGATGGACTGAAGGGAGCATATCGGGTTGATGTTGATGTTCCAGCAGATGATTGGGCACACATTGCTGGCTTTTATGATGTGCTAGTTTTTAACACTGGTCATTG GTGGGGCTACGACAAATTTCCAAAAGAGACACCTCTTGTATTTTACAAGTCAGGTCAGCCTATACAGCCTCCCTTGGAAATGTTAGATGGGTTTAAGGTTGTCCTAGATAATATGGTTGCTCATATAGAAAAACAGTTCCCAAAGACACTTAAGTTCTGGCGTTTGCAATCTCCAAGGCATTTCCATGGAGGTGAATGGAACCAAAATGGTAGTTGTGTTTTCAGCGAGCCACTTGATGAATCTCAG CTTGACTTGTGGTTTGATCCCAGAAACAATGGAGTGAACAAGGAAGCAAGAAAGCTTAACGGTGTCATTAAGGAGGCAATAGAAGGCTCGAGTATCAGAATACTTGATCTAACTCACTTGAGCGAGTTCCGGGCAGATGCCCATCCCGCAATTTGGTTGGGAAAGAAGGATGCAGTCGCCGTTTGGGGCCGGGACTGTATGCACTGGTGCCTGCCAGGAGTTCCAGACACTTGGGTCGATATATTGGCACAACAAATTCGTTATAGCGTGGAGACAGGGTGA
- the LOC116011605 gene encoding protein trichome birefringence-like 12 isoform X2, translated as MASKLNPKLFLILPAFMLLILYSTFLPLYTPSSPSSSHSHYSKPQLSISSSCNLFKGKWVFDPTRMPMYDDNCPFHRNSWNCLRNQRESMGRINSWRWVPEGCELGRVDPSGFLGLMRNRNIGFVGDSLNENFLVSFLCILRAADKGAKKWKRKGAWRGAFFPKFNVTVGYHRAVLLAEYVQTREPGSSTEDGLKGAYRVDVDVPADDWAHIAGFYDVLVFNTGHWWGYDKFPKETPLVFYKSGQPIQPPLEMLDGFKVVLDNMVAHIEKQFPKTLKFWRLQSPRHFHGGEWNQNGSCVFSEPLDESQKQWSEQGSKKA; from the exons ATGGCCTCTAAGCTAAACCCAAAGCTCTTCCTTATTCTTCCAGCTTTTATGCTCCTCATCCTCTACTCTACATTCCTTCCTCTTTACACTCCCTCATCCCCATCCTCCTCGCACTCGCACTATTCAAAGCCTCAACTTTCGATTTCATCCTCCTGCAATCTCTTCAAGGGTAAATGGGTGTTCGACCCGACTCGGATGCCCATGTACGACGACAACTGCCCATTCCACAGAAACTCTTGGAACTGTCTCAGAAACCAGAGGGAGAGTATGGGTCGGATCAATTCGTGGAGGTGGGTGCCTGAAGGCTGCGAATTGGGTCGAGTCGACCCCTCTGGGTTCTTGGGTCTGATGAGGAATAGGAATATTGGGTTTGTGGGGGACTCTTTGAATGAGAATTTCTTGGTTTCTTTTCTGTGTATACTTAGAGCGGCGGATAAGGGTGCTAAGAAGTGGAAGAGAAAAGGGGCTTGGAGAGGGGCATTTTTCCCCAAATTTAATGTCACTGTTGGCTATCATCGTGCCGTCCTGCTTGCAGAATATGT GCAGACAAGAGAGCCTGGTTCTTCAACTGAGGATGGACTGAAGGGAGCATATCGGGTTGATGTTGATGTTCCAGCAGATGATTGGGCACACATTGCTGGCTTTTATGATGTGCTAGTTTTTAACACTGGTCATTG GTGGGGCTACGACAAATTTCCAAAAGAGACACCTCTTGTATTTTACAAGTCAGGTCAGCCTATACAGCCTCCCTTGGAAATGTTAGATGGGTTTAAGGTTGTCCTAGATAATATGGTTGCTCATATAGAAAAACAGTTCCCAAAGACACTTAAGTTCTGGCGTTTGCAATCTCCAAGGCATTTCCATGGAGGTGAATGGAACCAAAATGGTAGTTGTGTTTTCAGCGAGCCACTTGATGAATCTCAG AAACAATGGAGTGAACAAGGAAGCAAGAAAGCTTAA
- the LOC116001181 gene encoding fatty acid amide hydrolase-like, which translates to MGKKRMMLPASEVDLTAVKYIPENIQAPHLTGFGLKLFVKLAEAPFVGSLLMAYLKNQNGLVEMLKRTVIPEPPMFKPEFPPQEPEPCVSLLEEDGKPQDRVDIALKCLPYYDPASNWSSHLTAPFRYWKIRDYAHAYRLKLTTPSVVAERFISAMEEFDAKNPTAPLLISFKPDEVRKQAAASTQRFEEGNALSILDGIFVAIKDDINLYPHTTKGATTWLHEVYEVEEDAISVSRLRSCGVILVGKANMHELGLGTTGNNPNYGTTRNPHAPERYTGGSSSGPAAIVASGLCSAALGTDGGGSVRIPSSLCGVVGLKTTYGRTDIGGSLCDSGTVEIIGPITATVEDAILVYAAILGSSPANRIALKPALPCIPTLSSNESLDVLGSLRLGKYTEWFNDVFSTEISDKCDDVLNQLSKEYGCKTIEIAIPELHEMRTAHIVSIGSESLCSLNPDVEDGKGVRLTYDTRTNLAFFRSFSASDYVAAQCLRRRIMYYHMEIFKNVDVIVTPTTGMTAPIIPPSALSAGETDMQVSGNLMRFIIAANLLGLPAISVPVGYDKQGLPIGIQLIGRPWCEASILRLAAAIEENCSAPKKKPLQFYDILKGN; encoded by the exons ATGGggaagaagaggatgatgtTGCCTGCTAGTGAAGTTGACTTGACGGCGGTGAAGTACATACCGGAAAACATTCAAG CTCCGCATTTGACTGGATTTGGGTTGAAGTTGTTTGTCAAGTTAGCTGAAGCGCCATTTGTCGGATCATTGCTTATGGCTTACTTGAAGAACCAGAACGGATTAGTGGAG ATGTTGAAGCGCACTGTCATACCAGAGCCTCCTATGTTTAAGCCTGAGTTCCCACCTCAAG AGCCAGAGCCTTGTGTATCTTTATTGGAGGAAGATGGAAAACCTCAAGATAGAGTTGACATTGCCTTGAAGTGTCTCCCATATTATGATCCTGCTAGCAACTGGAGTTCTCATTTGACCGCACCATTCCGCTACTGGAAGATTCGTGactatgcacatgcatataGATTGAAGCTCACAACTCCATCAGTG GTTGCTGAGCGCTTCATCTCTGCCATGGAGGAGTTTGATGCTAAGAACCCAACAGCACCTCTATTGATATCTTTCAAACCTGATGAGGTTAGAAAGCAAGCTGCAGCTTCCACACAAAGATTTGAGGAAG GAAACGCATTGTCAATCTTGGATGGGATTTTTGTGGCAATTAAGGATGACATTAATCTCTACCCTCATACTACAAAGG GTGCTACAACGTGGCTTCACGAGGTTTATGAAGTAGAGGAAGATGCAATTTCTGTTTCAAGATTACGCAGCTGTGGTGTGATTTTGGTTGGGAAGGCAAATATGCATGAGTTGGGCCTGGGTACAACAGGAAACAATCCCAATTATGG GACAACAAGAAACCCACATGCTCCAGAAAGGTACACTGGTGGATCATCCTCAGGCCCTGCAGCAATTGTAGCTTCTGGGTTGTGTTCTGCTGCACTAGGAACAGATGGTGGAG GTTCAGTTCGGATTCCTTCTTCCCTCTGCGGTGTGGTTGGCTTGAAGACAACATATGGACGGACTGACATTGGAGG GTCATTATGTGACTCTGGGACTGTGGAGATCATTGGGCCTATCACAGCAACTGTTGAAGATGCCATACTTGT GTATGCAGCAATTTTAGGATCCTCTCCTGCCAATAGAATTGCTTTAAAACCG GCCCTCCCTTGTATACCTACCTTATCTTCAAATGAAAGTTTGGATGTTCTAGGATCATTGCGGTTAGGAAAGTATACAGAG TGGTTTAATGATGTTTTCTCAACTGAAATATCTGACAAATGTGATGATGTTCTAAATCAACTATCAAAAGAGTATGGGTGCAAA ACAATAGAGATTGCGATACCAGAGCTGCATGAGATGCGGACTGCTCATATTGTTTCCATAGGCTCTGAATCACTGTGTTCATTGAATCCTGACGTTGAGGATGG GAAAGGAGTAAGATTGACATATGATACTCGCACCAATCTGGCGTTTTTTCGGTCATTCTCAGCATCAGACTATGTTGCTGCTCAGTGCCTCAG GAGAAGGATAATGTACTACCACATGGAGATATTTAAGAACGTGGATGTCATTGTAACTCCTACTACTGG CATGACAGCACCCATAATACCGCCAAGTGCTCTTTCAGCTGGAGAGACAGATATGCAAGTCTCAG GAAATCTCATGCGTTTTATTATAGCAGCAAATCTTCTGGGGCTTCCAGCAATTTCTGTCCCT GTTGGCTACGACAAGCAAGGACTCCCCATAGGTATCCAACTTATCGGCCGGCCATGGTGTGAAGCTTCCATTTTACGTTTGGCAGCTGCAATAGAG GAGAATTGTTCAGCACCCAAGAAAAAGCCATTGCAATTCTATGACATATTGAAAGGGAACTAA